One segment of Synechococcus sp. MU1617 DNA contains the following:
- the mgtE gene encoding magnesium transporter, which yields MTEASGLSSAGVSMEPELLAEAVSHELVAMLQAGNYDAVKLLLEPVQPVDIAEAIGNLPANLQAIAFRLLSKDEAISVYEYLDTATQQSLLSLLRSGEMREVVEEMSPDDRARLFEELPAKVVRQLLSELSPDERKVTAELLGYRAETAGRLMTTEYIAFKENQTAAVALEIVRRRARDTETIYSLYVTDAERRLTGILSLRDLVTADPQARIGDVMTEEVLSVSTDTDQEKVARTIQRYDFLAVPVVDLEQRLVGIVTVDDVIDVIEQEATRDLYAAGAVQAGDDDDYFSSNLFTVARRRVVWLAVLVLASFFTSEVIAANEDVLQQVVLLAAFIPLLGGTGGNVGAQSSTVVIRGLSTQSISSLGPLKAIGREAMAGALLGVLMMLLVVPFAWWRGESALVGLSVGMSLLAITTLAATAGAAFPLLFDRMGLDPALMSTPFITTCTDVAGTLIYLKTAGWLLVHLPQLVQAGGISTHFFVLGVF from the coding sequence ATGACGGAGGCATCGGGGCTGAGCAGTGCTGGCGTAAGCATGGAGCCCGAGTTGCTGGCTGAGGCGGTTTCCCATGAGCTCGTCGCGATGCTCCAGGCGGGCAACTACGACGCGGTGAAATTGCTGCTGGAACCGGTTCAGCCGGTGGACATCGCTGAAGCGATTGGCAATCTTCCAGCCAACCTGCAGGCGATTGCCTTTCGTCTGCTTAGCAAGGACGAGGCCATCAGTGTTTATGAATACCTCGACACCGCCACTCAACAGAGCCTGCTGAGCCTGCTGCGTTCCGGTGAGATGCGCGAGGTGGTGGAGGAGATGTCGCCGGATGACCGCGCTCGGTTGTTTGAGGAGCTGCCGGCCAAGGTGGTGCGGCAGTTGCTCAGTGAGCTGAGCCCCGATGAGCGCAAGGTGACCGCTGAGTTGCTGGGATACCGCGCGGAGACGGCCGGTCGCTTGATGACGACTGAGTACATCGCCTTTAAAGAAAACCAGACGGCGGCGGTGGCACTGGAGATTGTGCGGCGGCGTGCCCGCGACACCGAAACGATTTATTCCCTCTACGTGACGGATGCGGAGCGACGCCTCACCGGCATCCTGTCGCTCCGTGATCTAGTCACAGCAGACCCACAAGCCCGCATCGGCGATGTGATGACGGAGGAGGTGCTCAGCGTCAGCACCGACACGGATCAGGAGAAGGTGGCGCGCACGATTCAGCGCTACGACTTCCTTGCTGTTCCCGTGGTGGATTTGGAACAGCGCTTGGTGGGCATCGTCACGGTGGACGACGTGATCGATGTGATCGAGCAGGAGGCCACCCGTGATCTCTACGCCGCCGGCGCCGTGCAGGCCGGCGATGACGACGATTACTTCAGCAGCAACCTGTTCACCGTTGCTCGCCGCCGCGTGGTGTGGCTGGCGGTGCTGGTGCTCGCAAGCTTTTTCACATCGGAAGTCATCGCCGCTAATGAGGACGTGCTGCAGCAGGTGGTGTTGCTGGCGGCGTTCATTCCCTTGCTGGGTGGCACTGGCGGCAACGTGGGGGCCCAGAGCTCCACGGTGGTGATCCGCGGTTTGAGCACACAGAGCATCTCCAGCCTTGGTCCGTTAAAGGCGATTGGCCGCGAAGCCATGGCGGGGGCGTTGCTGGGGGTGTTGATGATGCTGCTGGTGGTTCCCTTTGCTTGGTGGCGAGGGGAAAGCGCTTTGGTGGGCCTCTCGGTGGGGATGAGCCTGCTGGCGATCACCACCCTGGCTGCCACAGCGGGCGCTGCGTTTCCGCTTCTGTTTGATCGCATGGGTCTGGATCCAGCCCTGATGTCTACGCCCTTCATCACCACCTGCACCGACGTGGCTGGAACGCTGATTTATTTGAAGACGGCGGGGTGGCTGCTGGTCCACCTGCCGCAGCTGGTTCAGGCAGGAGGTATTTCTACCCATTTCTTCGTCTTGGGCGTTTTCTGA